The nucleotide window ctcttctctctctctctctctccatctacagctctcactcactctcttgGTCTTACTTTCCAGTCGtctcccatctctctctttGTTGCATTGCAACTGCCACCCCCACCACACACCACAACAGTCAAGCTGCTTACACCTCAAACACCATTATTTGCCTCATGCCTCAGTCCCATGCTGTTTCGCTCACTGTCCTTGTTGCCACCGGTGTTCCTCCCGACCACGAGCATGCTGCTAGTAACCCCCTCGACcccttctcatctctctctctctctctccttctcttgGTTTCGCCTATGTTACACAATATCTACTCGTCTCCCTTTGTCTTTTagtcggcttctctctctctccctctctatgcCAGTCCCTCTCTCATCTCCCTGCTTTGTGTTGCAACCCATCACTTTCACTACCCAAGCCTTGCACCACAACCAAGTTGCCACCGTATTGCCGTTGTGACTAGTGAAGGCCCTTGCACCACATTCTCAGTAGCTCCCCACCACTCCATTTTTGTTGCACTTCCCTGTCACCAAATCCAGTTGACCACTATTGCAAGGTCGGTAAGACACTCCTCTTCTTTATATGTTAAGACtgtgtctaacttattttgtGGAGTGACAGGACAATTTTAGGAACTTTTTGGACTTTGAATTGCATTGCTCAGTGGATTAATGGTTTGGTTGTTGTAATGTTTCAATGAGGCTGGATAGAATTTGGTTGTTGACATGGAGATGGAAGTAAGAGGGCTGGGACGAAGTATTACGTGGGCAATTTTGGTGTACTTGTGAGTCGATTGGTATAAAAACATGGTTTTGAAACCTGGTTGGTCAGGTGGCCAAATTGTGAAAAATGGATTTTCTATAAGGAGGTTTGACTTGCTATGACACCAGTGTGGAAGTTGGGTCATTAGGGCACAGGATAGAAAGTTTGGATTTTGGAGTTAGCACATTATGTCTTATTGTAGATGTGATAGTTAAATTCTATTAACTTAAagattttactaattttgtttAGGTATTGATTGGTTTTAGCTCTATTATGTTGTGAGACAAGTTAGTTGTGCTAAAAAGTCCACGATGCTCCTATACAAGATGTTGCCTAAAACTAATTAATGTTGGTTTTgtgaaaaacttgcatattttttcaCCAAAGCAGCCTTGGTTATTATCTACAGTACTAGTCCTTGTATCTGAACATTTAAACTTGACATTTATAATAACCGGTATTGACATGAGCAATTTTTGTACTCTGTTTCTCTACTGCATAAAATCtaaatatgaaatctgaaattttgatCCAATTATATGACATTTATCTTATccgtataatatttttgttattgcaTTATATCTATAGACCCCGAGGCATGAGATTTTGTTCTACTCTGATTTCTGTCTCTaccaaagtaaaaaataatggtCTCTATTTTGAATGCAATCACTTTGGTGacaaattgatttttgttctgCTTTACTATCCATAGAATGTAAAACTATACCACATGGGTAAACATAacctctgttttgagtgcactcactttggtaacaaaatagtgatttatgttctacttggctaACAACAGGTATGCAAAACTCTGCTAGGGGGTAAAGATGGCCTATGTTTCTATTTCGGATGTTGATTGAGTTGTCTTGTTCCTAAGGTCTtttggatatattattattattataatgaaatGCTTTTGAAAATACAGCTgtcatattttttagaattgtcTGTTTATAAATTCTTTAAGAGAAACTTTGCTagtgtttagtttagtttacttggaagaattttgagatatttgattTTGGAAGGCTTTTTGTagttaagattttattattgtgtGTTTCAGGTTAAAAGGTTCGCCCTTGTGTATGGGGCATGACAATCCGCCTTTTAAAGCTTTTCatgttagtatttatttaatttttagaaattccACTTCTCATATTGAATCTTATTATCCTCAATCATAGTATCTGTTGTAACTCATTTTAAGTGACTTCATAGAATTTCATCAAAGTGAAAAGGCAATTAAGATGTGATATGTTAGCTGGATCGGAGAAATATAACACGTCaatccttatatatataaataaatattagataatatttatttatatataactaatactagaTACAAGTTTAGGAAGTGCAAGTCTCGGAGCAGTCCATTTAAAATGAACCTGGACATGCCATGAGAAAGTCACTTTTTAGAGGTGgggccaactttttttttctaaaaatatttcacatccTATATCtgtagaaataattttttgtatatcatatatatatacatatatatatatatatatgcgtgtgtatataattgatatattttaccTTATCTGCAAGTTTAAACTATTTTCATGTTTCATAAATAATGATGGGTTAAAAgatgaaagaagataaatagatcAGAGAGATATAAATTCTTACCGAGGACCCTTGATATTCCAGTATAAGAAGCTGCAGCacatggagaaaagaaataaaggtaaTTAGTGATCAtcagttaattaattatatagaaagTGATTTAAACAAAACTGTATAAACAAATCTATCCATTTATGTTaccaataaatataataactagtTCATGTGACCTGGAAAGAACAATTTTcagagaattaattaattttttaataaaagatcagTCGTTACACGTACATTAATGACTTGGCAAAATCTTGACTTAGAAAAAGTcaactcataaaatatataattgactGACGCATGCATCATGGTATAAATTCATCATGGTATTAATTTTCAAGTTTTCATTGAAGAGGGGAAAATTGTCCTTTCCTCTTATCTTGAAATCACGAATGctattaatatacatttaacaTCTTATGGAGATAATATTGAATGAAGAAGAATCAGTGGCTGCTATTATTGATTCAAATACTAATTAAACACTGGAATGTGGAtttaattgaagaaatattttcctACGATGAATTGCTGCTGAGAATACCTACCTATTGGTTTTTCAAATTGTCTAGATAATTGGTAATTTTACCGTAAAAAGTGCATATTATTTACGAAAAGAGATATTGGATCGAGATAAAAGCcaatcttcaaattcaaattatcttAAAGAgtataattatcttaaagttgtatAGATATTTTCATCCATTGacaataatctttttaaaattcaaattattttctgCATTATTCGAAAAAACACGATTGAGATTAAACgtactttttaacttaattGAGATTAAGGGCTGTAATACATAACactcaaacaacttaattttttcatttaagaacttttaagactatttaaatactttttaaaactcTTGTTGCAATCTCAAACAGGCCTTAAATATTTGGTGCTACAGTAAAGAAAGTAACGGAGAGCTATTTCACAAATGTGTCATCCAACGTACCTAATATGAAGGTCCTACAGGCTAATATTGAGACTATATATGGTGACACGGCATTCTATTATTGGTCTACTTAACatccaaaaatcaaaaatataattattacacctaaatttttcaaatttgtaatgaaactaataatgcaattttttttgacaaattatCATCCTAAATACCTCAAttaaaatcaagaaattttcGAATTTCATAATCCATTAAATAATAAGATCCAAAATCATCCACTAAATTTTAACggcccaaaaattaaaatactgggCCTATGGGCCTAACTAAAATTCCAAGGCGAGCTCAATAAATCTTAAATCATAGGCTCACCCAACGTTGCttattaaacataattttaagcCAAATTAAATTATCCTCAATAATCCCACAGTAATTTCACGTTGGGGGTGTTATATGAACAACCACAGCTAGtaagcatataaaaataatatagacgtTAGTTTAATTTTGGGGCACTTTTATATGGACTGTTACTATTTGAGGCATTAAAGTTGACTAATAGCATTAATTAAAAGTCATGAATTATCTACTGCATGCTATACTGGTTATTTATTACGaccaattattaaaatgatcacttctgaataaaataatattgatgctaTCACAGATCGAGATTAAACATTGCTTGCTGCTACGTATTGTCAGAGTACCTAAAAGGAAAACGCTGGAGCtaccgctgggggctcccgctgagagctcccgctggagctccagtgtattttattatgtgttttttttaattctttttttatatagatgtttttaataattttaaatatttttaaaaaataaaaaaatttataatattattaaataatacttgcttaatcacgaaataaaatataaaatatttttttatgattttttattttacttcgtgattaaggaagtattttttaataacttttttttttacttcttgattaagaaagtatttttaataatgttctaaatttattttattttttaaaaaatattaaaaaaaattatataaaaaacaacttaaaaaaaaacacatataatatatactacagcccccagcgggagctcccagcgggagcccccagcgggggctgtagcatgatcCTACTTAAAATGgctaatctatatatatttttggaaaatgctattcCCACCGCTTGAACTTCCCGCTTCACGTGGCATCCAGGTGGCTGacttaatagaataaaaaatgccATGACtgcatctctctttttctagaAAACTTATCTCTaccttcttctccctcccttcTCTCTGTATCTCGAAAACACAGTTCATAAAACCCACATTCACGCTGCCTTCTTCTCCCTTCCCTCTTCCTGCATCTCGAAAACACAGTTTCCACCAACTAGTTCATGAGAAAGTATCATCAACAAAGTTGTACGATGCCGTCAATCTTCTTCATAATTCTCTTTCAAATCCTTCGGTTTTACATGACTAACTACTGTCTGATTCTAATTCTAGGATAATATAAATATTCCCCAATCCCATAGAACAAAGTTGATCATCAACAAAGCATGAAAAACTCAATAGACAAACATGATCGAGTGAAGACAAAGAACAGAGGTATAATGGAGTCAGACCCACCACTTCCCTGTTTTTTTCTCTGCTTTTTAcggtctttttctttttgttgggtGGAATGGAGCCAGCCTTGTTTGCTGCTATAGGCGAAGTCTGAAGTGTTGCAAATAATGAGAAAGGAATGCACTCTGCTAGATCTATTCATGATTACTTCaattcaatgtttttttttctccactttctcCACATCCAAACAGACCatgcaaaatccaaaaataatagaggagagaaggaaagaaatctaAGGTCAGACGGAGGAGAGCTGCAACAAATAAAGCTGGAAATGGGTCTCTTGTGCCGGACGAGGTCTGTCAGGAACGGCTTTGGGGGATATTTTTTCATCCAAGCGGGAAGATGTAAATGaggcattaaaataaaaaaaacaacgtATTCCACCTCAAAAAGGGGAAGATACAGCGGTAGCTGTAGCAGCGCCCtatattttttatctgaaaaatTCATTAAATCCTACTTTTCCTATTTTAACTAACTATTTTTTAAGAGCACCATTCATGATTCAACAacttatctatattttttatatatttgattaaaaaattaaataaatgaaaaaagtactgagaaaataataaaaatagatagatgaaagaaatgagaaaaagaaataatagagagagagagatgtgtaaaaaatttatacatggaTGAGTAGcaccaaaatatatatggattgATACTTATTTTTAGGGCACTCCGTAGTATACTATGACAAGCGTAGAAAGATTATGACTTTATATTGTCGATCTTCTTTTCATGGGCTTGAAGCAAAACTTACATAGATCAGTCAGTACAAAatcttctctttaaaaaaaatgataaaaagagaTAATTCACTTTTAGaaagataaacaataaaaattaaataagactttattCATCTGATTGAATTGACGATGAAGCTTGATTTGAATTATCTCTAtcaccctttctctctctctttagtgatggttggagaGACTTGAGAGGAACTTGTAAGCATTCAACATCTCCTTCAAGCATTTTGATGACGTTGTTCATTGATGGACGATCGCTAGGCTTCAATTGTATGCACCATAATGCgactatcatcatcttcttacatattttcctttcatcttcTGTGGCATCTTGTATTTCTATATTCTTTCCATCATGGAATTGATCATATATCCAAGTGGGGAAGTAAATTTGGCTTAAATGTTCTGTAGATGCATGCAAGTTCTTTCTTCTACTCACCATTTCCATCAACAACATTCCAAAGCTATAGACATCAGCTTTGTGTGAAACGTctccaatatttttgtaaagcatTTCAGGAGCCATGTATCCAAACGTTCCTCTTGCACGAGTCAAAGGAACGATACTATCTTCCACCGGGTATAATTTTGCTAAGCCAAAATCCGAAATTTTGGGTTTCAAATTCTCGTCAAGAAGAATGTTGTGAGGCCTAATgtcaaaatgtaaaatttgcatgtcACATCCTTGATGTAAATACTCAATCCCGCGAGCCACTCCTAAAGCAATATCATATGTTTTATCGTAATTGAGGATATTTGCCGAAtctgatgaaaaaatgtgtttgtttagaGATCCATTGGGCATGAACTCATATACAAGGGCACGCTTTGAACCatgaacacaaaaaccaatgagTTGCACTATATTCACATGATGGATCCTTCCAATGGTTGCTACTTCATTGATAAAATCTTGCCCATTTGCTTTGGATTGGCTTAACATCTTTACTGCTACAAGACGCCCACTTTGAAGTATTCCTTTAAATACTGTGCCATATCCTCCTTCACCCAAACTTTCCCTAAAACCTttggtcattttcttaatttctgagAAAGAGTACCTTATTGGCATGAGGTTATTTTGGCTTTGTAGAAATTTCTCAACATCGTCGTACATGGATAATTGCCTCCTTCGCCATTTATATAACAAAAATGCAATCACAAATGGAGCACCTAATACACTGATTGCCGCATGCCATTCTGGAAAGGAAAACACAAGTAATTATATGAAAGCGATCCTATTGTTGCACTATCAGTCTAGGTACCTGTTGTCACCATTGTGTGGttacatttgaaaatatatttatatatatatataggtactcAGTATTCACAACCAATTACtccatttcaaaattcttatgGTTTGGCAcagtgtttatttttaatgtcaATTTAACAATGATGTATAACTATTTCTTGTTTCGTAGTTTAAGGAATGATTAATtgactaaaaaaattaaaaagataaaaagagagaTCAGATACGTGAGATTCTTACGGAGCAGTAATCCAATATTTAATAAACCTGCCCAAACTGCTAATATAACTGCAAAAGAAGTAAAAGAATTATGTGCCAACATGCACAGAATGCATTGATGGATCTAATAGCCTAATTGTGTTATCACAAAGCAAAACTcatccaattatatataatacatttgaTATCTTTCTGACATAGAAAACTCACCAGCAAATTCAAAATATCGTTGTAGGATTCTTGTTATGGATTCTGCAGGTTTGACAAAAGAGAAAGTTTCACGTCAGCGACGTCTGAATTCAATAATTAACAATCAGGCCATTATTATAATGCTAGCtaatatatatcactataagaatgattatttgtgatgaaaatagattcattttaataaaaaatattcattttataagaaataaataagaacaaataaacaatttcaatgaTGGTACTACGCACTACTAATCAAAATCGGGCAATAGAGGAACGTACCGAGTAATTACAGTACAATCGTCTTAATGGATACACAAAAccattttatctcatcaatataattttcttaaattttcacacaaaatataataaacaattcaattttttcaaattctaaaataaaattaatattaaaaaattatattctaacaatattttattcaatttttaacaaaacatctcatttcatctgaagTGCATaactaaacgaggcctaagtctaTAGAGTACTTTCGAGTCATTCATTGACTCGTTGCTTGGAGAAGCATCCGGGAATTATTTGCTCACTGATGATGTCGAAGGTCCATACATATTAGAGATGGACGGTACTAGCACGTCCAACCGGACatcaataagtttattaatatatcttggATTTGCTCACTGATGATTACCGTTAATACTTGTatctctaattattatatattggttTATAACATCAAGAGTTGTGTCTTTTGATTGCCCATATTAAATGAACAACCCAACCCAAGTGTTAGTTGTTAATTTGAAACCGCGCACATGTCCCAAAAGGTTAAAATATTAGGCGAAggtgaatttaattatttgtatttatcttaacattttCTTCACGTGTGGGTCGGACTATCTCTTAATAAATGAGCTGGACTAAGatatggaatatttaattattccAATAAAGTATAGAGTCAAGATTTGGATACAGGATCTCTACTCTGATATCATCTAAAACcactactttttttaaaaaattaaattgatgaaaataaatagattaattacttgctaaaatttttagtttgaaatttgagtGTAGTCTTTGTATTAATTGATTAATTGTCATGAGGTGATGAAAGCGGCATTAATGATGAAGTGACTCACATCTGATACTGATGACTAAGggccaagagaaaaaaaatttccaatttcCAATTTCTCTCTCTTGAAAGGAGTgccaagagaaaaaaagttgaacaCTAAGGACATATTTGATTATAAGAATATGTGATGAGAATTATGTTggtagtagtaaaatagtttgtaaaatgTAGTAAAATGGtatgagttaagatattttattaggtttagagagatgaaagagaaaaaattgaataaaaatattataaagttgacaaaatttttaaatattatttttattttagaatttgaagaagttgtattgctttttgtgttttgtttgaaagcttgaaaataatgtaataattagataatgattagatgaaaaatttaaaaatttaaaatagaaaagtgttttgtatttgagtaatatatatagttggaaaagaaattataagaaattttgataTGAGGAGATAGTCTCAACTAATTTCACTTCCCAAACATGGACTAATACAAATCGAAGAACAAATATTTATtaagaattattaaataatttttaaatgaatcattaaataattttaaagtatagAGAGTCATAGGCAAATATTGCCCCAATTTAGTATAAGATATTATGTCAACAAGtcttaacatatataaatgtGTCAGTGTGAGGATGAGAGTACTTAATAATTTGTTCAttagtttatttcattaatggTATGTTTCTTCGGATTGAGATCACTAACCAAGAGTGAAGAGATGCCGAACAGGGCACGGTTGAGCACAGAATCTACATAGATGTTATTCGCTTCGCAGAGGCGGAGTCACTTGTCCATGAGTGACCTCCCCCCACATATATTAAAGAAACTCTCACTTTTAGCGGAGGAAAACCTTGATAAACAACATAGCCAACTCGTAAAGAAACTTTACCcaaccaacaaacaaaaaactcaaaatgcCTCATCTATACAATTCCTATCAAACTTGTATAGCCGGTAGACCCGCCTTATCTACACAAAATATTCCTTTTATAGGAGCTAGCAACTCGACCGATTCCATCCAAAGACAAGAAATTCCATCGGCACCCAAGTTTGCCAAGCCAGCAGCCATTGCGCTCCcttctctaaaaatatgttgaacagtGTACCTTATCAAGCGTAACATTAACATtatctcctcccaaaaatcttcccAATACCAAATACCACACTTACATTCCCGCAACCAATTTACTAGGATGTTTGAATCCATTTCCAGCTCCACATATTGTAGACTCAGACCCCTACAATGCCGAAGCCCATGGAGTAAAGAAATTAATTCTGCAGTATTGTTTGTCCCGTATGGAATTTCTACTGCATATGCAAGAATGAGGGCCCCGTTTTCATCTCATATGGCACCTCCCACACCTGATCTTCCCGGATTTCCCAAACTGCATCGTCTGTATTTAGTTTGCACCATCCATCTCTTGGTTTCTGCCAACCAACCAGCCTAGCTTCCTTCCTTTTCTTGTGCTTAATAGGCACTTCAAGATCAGCCAACACTGCATCATCAACTGCATTCCACTTTAGTGTTGCCTTTAGTTTTACACTCACCCAAGAAATCCAGTATAGTATTTGCCGCTAAAGAGACTCTTTCGATCCAACAACCCCCTCCATCTTTTTTTTGCATCTCCATAGCCAAATTTGCCAAGTAACAATCGAAGGGATTAGCCCAAGCAACATCCCTCgagaagataatttttttgctCTGTTGAACCACAAACAAGTTCTTTGATTCCATGAAATGGAAGAGACAAAACACATGCCCAATCGAGTAGATACTTTCCTCCATATGTGTTGCTTCATGTCCCCTCTTGACAGAACATGGTCCATATCTTCATAGGCTCCAAACTCACAACACACATTTTGACACAATTGGAACACCCACTTCTCGCAACTTGTCATCCACTGGGAGACCCTTATGAGTAGCCTGCCACATAGtcatagaaatattttttgg belongs to Juglans regia cultivar Chandler chromosome 8, Walnut 2.0, whole genome shotgun sequence and includes:
- the LOC108998167 gene encoding rust resistance kinase Lr10-like; translated protein: MYDDVEKFLQSQNNLMPIRYSFSEIKKMTKGFRESLGEGGYGTVFKGILQSGRLVAVKMLSQSKANGQDFINEVATIGRIHHVNIVQLIGFCVHGSKRALVYEFMPNGSLNKHIFSSDSANILNYDKTYDIALGVARGIEYLHQGCDMQILHFDIRPHNILLDENLKPKISDFGLAKLYPVEDSIVPLTRARGTFGYMAPEMLYKNIGDVSHKADVYSFGMLLMEMVSRRKNLHASTEHLSQIYFPTWIYDQFHDGKNIEIQDATEDERKICKKMMIVALWCIQLKPSDRPSMNNVIKMLEGDVECLQVPLKSLQPSLKRERKGDRDNSNQASSSIQSDE